The sequence ACCTCCCAGTGCTGATGGCAGCGCCGACCTTTCGTTTGTCAAAGAGGTGGGGAAAGGCATCGCCCACCATATGACCAGCTATAAAGTGATTGTGACCAAATCGACTGTTCCCGTAGGGACGGGAGAAACCATACGTGAGGTCGTCAAGACAACCCAAAAATCGCCTATCCGGTTCGACATTGTCTCTAATCCTGAATTCTTGCGAGAAGGGTCGGCGATTGAGGACTTCATGCGGCCTAATCGCGTGGTGATTGGGGCCGATAGTGATCAGGCGATTGCTATCATGAAGGACCTCTATCGTCCGCTCTACCTGATTGAAACACCGATTGTGGTAACCGATGTTCCGACTGCAGAGCTCATTAAGTATGCGTCCAATGCGTTTTTGGCTACAAAGATTTCCTTCATCAATGAGATCGCCAACCTGTGCGAACGAGTTGGAGCCAACGTTCAGATGGTGGCGAAGGGTATGGGTCTTGACCATCGAATCGGGTCGAAATTCCTGCACGCCGGCCCAGGGTTCGGTGGCTCGTGCTTTCCCAAGGATCTGGCGGCCCTCATTCAGACCGGCGAGCGCAACGGTTATCCGATGCAGATTGCCTCAGCAGCTTCACGCGTGAACGAGATTCAGCGAGGGCGGATGGTCGATAAGATTCGTGAAGCAGTCGGAGGACTGAAAGGGAAGACATTGGCTATGCTCGGCCTTTCCTTCAAGCCGAATACCAATGATCTCAGAGAAGCCCCGGCCTTGGCGATCAGTCGAGAACTTTTGGCGGAGGGCGCGGCGATTCGCGCGTATGACCCGGAGGCGATG is a genomic window of Candidatus Nitrospira kreftii containing:
- a CDS encoding UDP-glucose 6-dehydrogenase is translated as MHISVIGTGYVGLVTGACFAEFGVHVTCMDSDSRRIEKLEKGEIPFYEPGIGELVAKGVKEGRLSFTTNIAQAVDKALVIFIAVGTPPSADGSADLSFVKEVGKGIAHHMTSYKVIVTKSTVPVGTGETIREVVKTTQKSPIRFDIVSNPEFLREGSAIEDFMRPNRVVIGADSDQAIAIMKDLYRPLYLIETPIVVTDVPTAELIKYASNAFLATKISFINEIANLCERVGANVQMVAKGMGLDHRIGSKFLHAGPGFGGSCFPKDLAALIQTGERNGYPMQIASAASRVNEIQRGRMVDKIREAVGGLKGKTLAMLGLSFKPNTNDLREAPALAISRELLAEGAAIRAYDPEAMAEACQLIPELQACRDTYHAAEGADALVIMTEWNVFRNLDFDKLKAAMRSSVLLDLRNIYDSERAAAAGFKYVSVGRVGSNPRSNS